In the Mycolicibacter sp. MU0102 genome, one interval contains:
- a CDS encoding rhodanese-like domain-containing protein codes for MTTTHVTSRIDQLLESARAKLHRLTADEVPEALRNGAYLVDIRPAAQREEEGQVPDALVIERNVLEWRCDPTSDARLPQAVDDDVQWIILCSQGYTSSLAAAALQDLGLHRATDVVGGYQALAAVGELVEPAPLAALSVGVQQGAEPFSLLRGPRRWM; via the coding sequence ATGACCACAACGCACGTCACCAGCCGAATCGACCAACTGCTCGAATCGGCCCGCGCCAAGCTGCACCGGCTGACGGCCGATGAAGTGCCCGAGGCGCTGCGCAACGGCGCATACCTGGTCGACATCCGGCCAGCGGCCCAGCGCGAGGAGGAAGGCCAAGTGCCGGACGCGCTGGTGATCGAACGCAACGTGCTCGAGTGGCGCTGCGACCCGACCAGCGACGCCCGGCTGCCGCAGGCAGTCGACGACGACGTGCAGTGGATCATCCTGTGCTCGCAGGGCTACACCTCGAGCCTGGCCGCGGCGGCGCTGCAGGACTTGGGGCTGCACCGCGCAACCGACGTCGTCGGTGGCTATCAGGCCTTGGCCGCCGTCGGCGAGCTGGTGGAGCCGGCCCCGCTGGCCGCGCTAAGCGTTGGAGTGCAGCAGGGGGCGGAGCCGTTCAGTCTTCTCCGGGGTCCACGACGCTGGATGTAG
- a CDS encoding class II glutamine amidotransferase yields the protein MCRLFGLHAGTSVVTSTFWLLDAADNLAEQSRRNPDGTGLGVFDGYGQSQLRKQPIAAWQDTEFATAAHELTGTTFVAHVRYATTGARSVANTHPFLQDNRIFAHNGVVEDLPAIDQRLREVDGYGMVRGDTDSERIFALITAAIRARRGDVTGGLVDAVRWLAANVPIYALNLLLSTATDMWALRYPEPNELYILDRRDGTAPGGLTLRTKRIRADAARLRGRPAVVFATEPMDDDTRWEPIEPGHLVHVDAGLRITRQLVLPDPPARQLRREDLNPVAAAAQHPAV from the coding sequence ATGTGCCGACTCTTCGGGCTGCACGCCGGGACCAGCGTCGTGACCTCAACGTTCTGGCTGCTCGACGCCGCGGACAACCTGGCCGAACAGAGCCGACGCAACCCCGACGGCACGGGCCTGGGTGTGTTCGACGGCTACGGGCAATCGCAGCTGCGCAAGCAGCCGATCGCAGCGTGGCAGGACACCGAATTCGCTACCGCTGCACATGAACTGACCGGCACCACCTTCGTCGCGCACGTACGCTACGCCACCACCGGCGCTCGGAGCGTCGCCAACACTCACCCGTTCCTGCAGGACAACCGCATCTTTGCGCACAACGGCGTTGTCGAAGATCTTCCCGCGATTGACCAGCGGCTGCGCGAGGTCGACGGCTACGGCATGGTGCGAGGCGATACCGACTCCGAACGGATCTTCGCCCTCATCACCGCCGCGATCCGGGCGCGACGCGGCGACGTGACGGGCGGCCTCGTCGACGCTGTTCGGTGGCTGGCCGCCAACGTGCCGATCTACGCGCTCAACCTGCTGCTGAGCACCGCCACCGACATGTGGGCGCTGCGGTACCCCGAGCCCAACGAGCTCTACATTCTGGACCGGCGAGACGGCACAGCACCCGGAGGTCTGACATTGCGCACCAAGCGGATTCGAGCAGATGCCGCGAGATTACGCGGCCGACCCGCGGTAGTGTTCGCCACCGAACCGATGGACGATGACACCCGCTGGGAACCGATCGAGCCGGGCCACCTTGTCCACGTCGACGCGGGCCTGCGGATCACCCGCCAATTGGTGCTGCCCGATCCGCCCGCGCGGCAACTGCGGCGCGAAGATCTGAACCCGGTGGCCGCAGCGGCCCAACACCCGGCGGTATGA
- a CDS encoding SRPBCC family protein, giving the protein MALVVEQSRTVPATVADAFAGTLPLPLPQLFRRWYGPIPPIKEVRGQAGDWASVGQTRTVLLTGGGSMREELTEVDSPRAFAYRLTDVTGPMAPLVAYVEGRWQFAPAGSGTTVTWSWVIHPRSRLAAPVLPVLGWLWKGYARQALARLSALLEG; this is encoded by the coding sequence ATGGCCCTGGTTGTCGAACAGTCTCGGACGGTACCTGCGACGGTCGCCGACGCATTCGCCGGAACGCTGCCATTGCCGCTGCCACAGCTGTTCCGGCGCTGGTACGGGCCGATCCCGCCGATCAAAGAGGTCCGGGGCCAAGCCGGTGATTGGGCGAGCGTCGGGCAGACCCGCACCGTCCTGCTGACCGGCGGCGGCAGCATGCGCGAGGAGCTGACCGAGGTCGATTCCCCCCGGGCGTTTGCCTACCGGCTCACCGACGTCACCGGCCCGATGGCGCCACTGGTGGCCTATGTCGAGGGCAGGTGGCAGTTCGCACCCGCTGGTTCGGGCACCACGGTCACCTGGAGCTGGGTGATCCACCCGCGGTCCAGGCTGGCCGCGCCGGTGCTGCCGGTGCTCGGTTGGCTGTGGAAGGGCTACGCGCGTCAAGCCTTGGCGCGCCTGTCCGCCCTGTTGGAGGGCTGA
- a CDS encoding alpha/beta hydrolase yields MSTTATDTATATAETPAEATARAPWWVRHYTFTGTAVGLVFLWLSLTPSLLPRGPLFQGLVSGGSGAIGYALGVFSVWLFRYMRSKDTSPPAPRWAWLVLIPTAAIIHLWVVWTIHGWQDQMRDLMGVPRLTWYNYPQAGAIAVVTLFILVEIGQLVRMLIRFLMRQLERVAPPRVSAVIAVSLLVALFVAVLNGLVLKSAMHVMNSTFASVNEETSPDRAAPSTPLRSGGPESLASWESLGHQGRIFVANGPTVAQLSAFNGTPATEPIRAYAGLNSAHGIKDTAELAAAELARTGGLNRAVVAVATTTGTGWVNEAEASALEYMFNGDTAIVSMQYSFLPSWLSFLVDKENARQAGQALFEAVDKQVRALPEAQRPKLVVFGESLGSFGGEASFMSLNNVLARTDGALFSGPTFQNTIWTDLTINRDPGSPQWLPIYHDGRAVRFVARPEDLARPDTPWGAPDTPRVVYLQHASDPIAWWHPDLLYHKPDWLREPRGYDVLPQVHWTPIVTFLQVSADMAVAIDVPDGHGHSYVADAADAWAAILHPASWTPEKTERLRPLLHSNA; encoded by the coding sequence ATGAGCACGACAGCCACCGACACCGCCACCGCCACCGCGGAAACCCCCGCGGAAGCGACCGCGCGCGCGCCCTGGTGGGTCCGGCACTACACGTTCACCGGCACCGCGGTGGGTCTGGTGTTCCTGTGGCTGTCCCTGACGCCGTCGCTGCTGCCGCGCGGGCCGCTGTTCCAGGGTTTGGTCAGCGGCGGCTCGGGCGCCATCGGCTACGCGCTGGGCGTGTTCAGCGTCTGGCTGTTCCGCTACATGCGCTCGAAGGACACCAGCCCGCCGGCCCCGCGGTGGGCCTGGCTGGTGCTCATCCCCACCGCGGCGATCATCCATCTCTGGGTGGTGTGGACGATCCACGGCTGGCAGGACCAGATGCGCGACCTGATGGGCGTGCCGCGGCTGACTTGGTACAACTACCCGCAAGCCGGCGCGATCGCGGTGGTCACGCTGTTCATCCTGGTCGAGATCGGTCAGCTGGTCAGGATGCTGATCCGCTTTCTGATGCGTCAGCTCGAACGCGTTGCCCCGCCACGGGTTTCGGCCGTGATCGCGGTGTCGTTACTGGTGGCCCTGTTCGTGGCGGTGCTCAACGGTCTGGTGCTCAAGAGCGCGATGCACGTCATGAACAGCACCTTCGCCTCGGTCAACGAGGAGACCAGCCCGGACCGGGCCGCCCCGTCGACCCCGCTGCGCTCCGGCGGGCCGGAGTCGCTGGCCTCCTGGGAGTCGCTGGGCCATCAGGGCCGCATCTTCGTTGCGAACGGACCCACTGTCGCGCAACTCAGCGCGTTCAACGGCACACCGGCCACCGAACCGATTCGGGCCTACGCCGGCCTGAATTCGGCCCATGGGATCAAGGACACCGCTGAGCTGGCCGCTGCCGAGCTGGCCCGCACCGGCGGACTGAACCGCGCGGTGGTGGCGGTGGCCACCACGACGGGCACCGGCTGGGTCAACGAGGCAGAGGCCTCGGCCCTGGAGTACATGTTCAACGGCGACACCGCGATCGTGAGCATGCAGTATTCGTTCCTGCCCAGCTGGCTCTCCTTCCTGGTCGACAAGGAGAACGCTCGCCAAGCCGGCCAGGCCTTGTTCGAGGCCGTCGACAAACAGGTGCGCGCCCTGCCGGAGGCTCAGCGCCCCAAACTGGTGGTGTTCGGCGAAAGCCTCGGCTCCTTCGGCGGCGAGGCCTCCTTCATGAGCCTCAACAACGTGCTGGCGCGTACCGACGGCGCGCTGTTCTCCGGTCCGACCTTTCAGAACACCATCTGGACCGACCTGACCATCAACCGCGATCCCGGTTCCCCGCAATGGCTGCCGATCTACCACGACGGCCGCGCCGTGCGGTTCGTCGCTCGCCCGGAAGACCTGGCACGCCCCGACACCCCTTGGGGGGCACCGGATACGCCACGAGTGGTGTACCTACAGCACGCCTCGGACCCGATCGCCTGGTGGCATCCAGATCTGCTGTACCACAAGCCGGACTGGTTGAGAGAGCCCCGCGGCTACGACGTGCTGCCGCAGGTGCACTGGACCCCGATCGTGACGTTTCTGCAGGTCTCCGCCGACATGGCGGTGGCGATCGACGTGCCCGACGGCCATGGCCACAGCTACGTCGCCGACGCCGCCGATGCGTGGGCGGCGATCCTACATCCAGCGTCGTGGACCCCGGAGAAGACTGAACGGCTCCGCCCCCTGCTGCACTCCAACGCTTAG
- a CDS encoding patatin-like phospholipase family protein: MDMTSAAQSRAHRAPRVALVLGSGGARGYAHIGVIAELRDRGYDIAGISGSSMGALVGGLEAAGRLDDFAEWAKSLTQGAVLRLLDPSFTAAGVLRAEKILDVVRDILGDIDIEELPIPYTAVATDLIAGRSVWLQRGPVDTAIRASIAIPGVIAPHVVDGRLLADGGILDPLPMAPLSAVNADLTLAVSLNGGDPTAAGPAADDSERDVPAGRLNRMWRSTSALLDTSGARSLLDRPTARAILDRFSSGESEPGGPGGEDEESTPEVVPKLGSFEVMNRTIDIAQAALARHQLASHPPDLLIEVPRVACRSLDFHRAAELVDLGRELAARALDAPKSP; this comes from the coding sequence GTGGATATGACCTCTGCTGCACAATCCCGCGCGCACCGGGCGCCCCGGGTGGCGCTGGTGCTGGGCAGCGGCGGTGCGCGCGGCTATGCCCACATCGGGGTGATCGCCGAGCTGCGCGACCGCGGCTACGACATCGCGGGGATCTCTGGATCGTCGATGGGTGCGCTGGTGGGCGGGCTAGAGGCTGCGGGTCGACTCGATGACTTCGCCGAGTGGGCCAAGTCGCTGACCCAGGGAGCGGTGCTGCGGCTGCTGGATCCGTCGTTCACCGCCGCAGGGGTGCTACGGGCGGAGAAGATCCTCGATGTCGTCCGCGACATCTTGGGCGATATCGACATCGAAGAGCTGCCGATTCCCTATACCGCTGTGGCGACCGATCTGATCGCGGGCCGATCGGTGTGGCTGCAGCGCGGCCCGGTCGATACCGCCATCCGCGCCTCGATCGCCATCCCTGGGGTGATCGCTCCGCACGTGGTCGATGGACGCCTGCTCGCCGACGGCGGCATTCTCGATCCGCTGCCGATGGCGCCGCTGAGCGCCGTCAACGCCGACCTGACGTTGGCCGTCAGCCTCAACGGCGGCGACCCGACTGCCGCCGGCCCGGCTGCCGACGATTCCGAGCGGGACGTGCCGGCTGGCCGGTTGAATCGCATGTGGCGCAGCACCTCTGCGCTGCTGGACACCAGCGGAGCGCGGTCTCTGCTGGACCGGCCCACGGCACGGGCGATCCTGGACCGGTTCAGCAGTGGCGAGTCCGAGCCCGGCGGGCCCGGCGGCGAGGACGAGGAGTCCACTCCCGAGGTGGTGCCTAAACTCGGCAGCTTCGAGGTGATGAACCGAACCATCGATATCGCCCAGGCAGCGCTGGCCCGCCATCAGCTCGCGTCGCACCCGCCCGATCTGCTGATCGAGGTGCCTCGCGTCGCCTGCCGCAGCCTGGACTTCCACCGCGCCGCGGAGTTGGTCGACCTGGGCCGAGAACTCGCCGCCCGCGCTCTCGACGCCCCGAAATCGCCGTAG
- a CDS encoding cysteine dioxygenase produces MVIADPIALRRPAARPRSLRLPDLLQTTDLAADAVLQGRYNHLLPASGLPEDERWFARIHGDDRLDIWLISWVPGHATELHDHGDSLGALTVLSGSLDEFHWNGRELAQRRLDAGDQAAFTQGWVHDVVWAPPTTQFEPAAPTLSVHAYSPPLAEMSYYDVGQDHTLRRQRTELTQHPEAS; encoded by the coding sequence ATGGTTATCGCCGATCCCATCGCGCTGCGCCGCCCGGCCGCCCGGCCCCGCTCGCTGCGCCTGCCCGACCTCTTACAGACCACCGACCTGGCCGCCGACGCAGTGCTGCAAGGCCGCTACAACCATCTGCTGCCCGCCTCCGGGTTGCCCGAGGACGAGCGTTGGTTCGCCCGCATCCACGGTGATGACCGGCTCGACATCTGGCTGATCAGCTGGGTGCCGGGGCACGCCACCGAACTGCACGATCACGGTGACTCGCTGGGCGCGCTGACCGTGCTGTCCGGCTCATTGGATGAGTTCCATTGGAATGGTCGCGAGCTGGCGCAACGACGCTTGGACGCCGGGGACCAGGCCGCGTTCACCCAGGGCTGGGTGCACGACGTCGTCTGGGCACCCCCTACAACCCAGTTCGAACCAGCTGCCCCGACGCTGAGCGTGCACGCATACTCGCCGCCACTGGCGGAAATGTCCTATTACGACGTCGGGCAGGACCATACTCTGCGTAGGCAGCGCACCGAACTCACCCAGCACCCGGAGGCGTCATGA
- a CDS encoding enoyl-CoA hydratase, which produces MTYETILVDRDGRVGTITLNRPQALNALNSQVMNEVTAAAAEFDADPGIGAIIITGSAKAFAAGADIKEMADLSFAEVFAADFFAAWSKLAAVRTPTIAAVAGHALGGGCELAMMCDLLIAADTAKFGQPEIKLGVLPGMGGSQRLTRAIGKAKAMDLILTGRTIDAAEAERSGLVSRVVPADDLLAEAGKVAATIAGMSLSAARMAKEAVNRAFESTLTEGLLYERRLFHSAFATDDQTEGMAAFTEKRAPNFTHR; this is translated from the coding sequence ATGACTTACGAAACCATCCTCGTCGACCGCGACGGCCGGGTCGGCACCATCACCTTGAACCGGCCGCAGGCGCTCAACGCCCTCAACAGCCAGGTGATGAACGAAGTCACCGCTGCCGCAGCCGAATTCGACGCCGACCCGGGCATCGGGGCGATCATCATCACCGGCAGCGCCAAGGCGTTCGCTGCCGGAGCGGACATCAAAGAGATGGCCGACCTGAGTTTCGCCGAGGTGTTCGCCGCCGACTTCTTCGCCGCGTGGTCCAAGCTGGCCGCGGTACGCACCCCGACCATCGCCGCGGTGGCCGGGCACGCCCTGGGCGGCGGTTGCGAGCTGGCGATGATGTGCGACCTGCTGATCGCCGCCGACACCGCCAAGTTCGGCCAGCCGGAGATCAAGCTGGGTGTGCTGCCCGGCATGGGCGGCTCGCAGCGGCTGACCCGGGCCATCGGCAAGGCCAAGGCGATGGACCTGATCCTGACCGGCCGCACCATCGATGCCGCCGAAGCCGAGCGCTCTGGCCTGGTGTCTCGCGTGGTGCCGGCCGACGACCTGCTGGCCGAGGCCGGCAAGGTCGCCGCCACCATCGCCGGGATGAGCCTGTCGGCGGCCCGGATGGCCAAGGAAGCCGTCAACCGGGCCTTCGAGTCCACCCTGACCGAGGGGCTGCTCTACGAGCGCCGCCTGTTCCACTCGGCGTTCGCCACCGATGACCAGACCGAGGGCATGGCTGCCTTCACCGAGAAGCGCGCACCGAACTTCACCCACCGCTGA
- a CDS encoding enoyl-CoA hydratase/isomerase family protein: protein MTGESDEVLARVDNGVGLLTLNRPKAINSLNLPMVTAMTAALSAWAEDPAVTAVVLTGAGERGLCAGGDVVAIYHSAKADGADARRFWYDEYLLNAQIGGYKKPYVSLMDGIVMGGGVGVGAHANTRVVTDTTKMAMPEVGIGFIPDVGGTYLLSRSPGRLGLHAALTGAPFSGPDAIALGFADHYVPHAALEAFTGAIIADGVDSALAAHAAEAPASQLAAHRDWIDECYAHETVAQIVGALAGHASPDANAAAELIGTRSPVACAVTLEAVRRAGQLATLEDVLIQEYRVSCASLRSHDLVEGIRAQLVDKDRNPQWSPATLAEVTTADIEAYFVPAEPDLTF from the coding sequence GTGACAGGTGAATCTGACGAGGTCCTGGCCCGCGTTGACAACGGGGTCGGCCTGCTGACGCTCAACCGTCCGAAGGCGATCAACTCGCTGAACCTTCCGATGGTGACCGCGATGACCGCGGCGCTGTCCGCCTGGGCCGAGGATCCGGCGGTCACGGCGGTGGTGCTCACCGGTGCCGGCGAGCGCGGACTGTGCGCCGGCGGCGACGTGGTCGCGATCTATCACAGCGCCAAAGCCGACGGCGCGGACGCGCGACGATTCTGGTACGACGAGTACCTGCTCAATGCGCAGATCGGCGGATACAAAAAGCCGTACGTGTCGTTGATGGACGGCATCGTGATGGGCGGCGGCGTCGGAGTCGGGGCGCACGCCAACACCCGAGTGGTCACCGACACCACCAAGATGGCCATGCCCGAGGTCGGCATCGGCTTCATCCCCGATGTCGGCGGCACCTACCTGCTCTCCCGCTCCCCCGGCCGGCTCGGTCTGCACGCGGCACTGACCGGCGCGCCGTTCTCCGGTCCGGACGCCATTGCGCTGGGTTTCGCCGACCACTACGTGCCGCACGCGGCGCTCGAGGCCTTCACGGGTGCGATCATCGCCGACGGGGTGGACAGTGCCCTGGCCGCCCACGCGGCCGAGGCACCGGCGAGTCAGCTTGCCGCACACCGCGACTGGATCGACGAGTGCTACGCACACGAGACCGTTGCGCAGATCGTGGGTGCGCTGGCGGGCCACGCCAGCCCCGACGCCAACGCCGCGGCAGAACTGATCGGAACCCGGTCCCCGGTCGCCTGCGCGGTGACGTTGGAGGCGGTGCGTCGGGCGGGCCAGCTCGCCACCTTGGAAGACGTTCTGATCCAGGAGTACCGGGTGTCGTGCGCGTCGTTACGCTCACATGACCTGGTGGAGGGCATCCGCGCCCAGCTGGTCGACAAGGACCGCAATCCGCAATGGTCACCGGCGACGCTGGCCGAGGTGACCACCGCCGACATCGAAGCGTATTTCGTTCCCGCCGAACCCGATCTGACCTTCTAA
- a CDS encoding dihydrodipicolinate reductase yields the protein MSLRVIQWATGGVGVAAIKGVLEHPELELVGCWVHSKSKSGKDVGEIIGTGPVGVTATDSVDEILATEADAVIYAPLLPNPDEVAALLRSGKNVVTPVGWFYPTEKEAGPLEGAAREGDVTLHGAGIGPGAATELFPLLLSVMSTGVTFIRGEEYSDLRTYDAPDVVRHVMGFGGTPDKALSGPMQKLLDGGFRQSVRLCVDQLGFAADEEIRSSQEVAVATAPIASPIGSIEPGQVAGRRFHWEATVGDEVVVRVTVNWLMGEENLDPPWTFGPAGERYEMEVRGNPNTFVTVKGWQPETVEEGLISNPGVVATAAHCVNAVPATCAAPPGIAGFFDLPLITGRAAPHLAR from the coding sequence ATGAGTCTGCGTGTCATCCAATGGGCCACCGGCGGGGTGGGAGTCGCCGCCATCAAGGGCGTGCTCGAGCATCCCGAGCTGGAGTTGGTCGGTTGCTGGGTCCACTCGAAGTCCAAGAGCGGCAAGGACGTCGGGGAGATCATCGGCACCGGACCGGTGGGTGTGACGGCCACCGACAGCGTCGACGAGATCCTGGCGACCGAGGCCGACGCGGTGATCTATGCGCCGCTGCTGCCCAACCCCGACGAGGTCGCGGCGCTGCTGCGCTCGGGTAAGAACGTCGTCACCCCAGTCGGCTGGTTCTACCCGACGGAGAAGGAGGCCGGCCCGCTGGAAGGCGCGGCGCGTGAGGGCGACGTGACCCTGCACGGTGCCGGCATCGGCCCGGGCGCGGCGACCGAGTTGTTCCCGCTGCTGCTGTCGGTGATGTCCACTGGCGTGACATTCATTCGCGGCGAAGAGTATTCGGACCTGCGTACCTATGACGCCCCGGATGTGGTGCGGCACGTCATGGGCTTCGGCGGGACTCCGGACAAGGCGCTGAGCGGCCCGATGCAGAAGCTGCTCGACGGCGGGTTCCGTCAATCGGTGCGGCTGTGCGTGGACCAGCTGGGATTCGCTGCCGACGAGGAAATTCGTTCCTCGCAGGAGGTGGCGGTGGCCACCGCGCCGATCGCTTCGCCGATCGGGTCTATCGAACCCGGCCAGGTGGCGGGGCGGCGGTTCCACTGGGAAGCCACCGTCGGCGACGAGGTAGTGGTCCGGGTCACCGTCAACTGGCTGATGGGTGAGGAAAACCTCGACCCGCCATGGACTTTCGGGCCGGCCGGCGAGCGCTACGAGATGGAGGTGCGGGGCAACCCCAACACGTTCGTCACCGTCAAAGGCTGGCAGCCCGAAACCGTCGAAGAGGGCCTGATCAGCAACCCGGGCGTCGTGGCGACCGCGGCGCACTGCGTCAATGCCGTCCCGGCGACCTGCGCGGCCCCGCCCGGTATCGCCGGGTTCTTCGACCTGCCGCTCATCACTGGCCGGGCCGCTCCGCACCTGGCGCGATGA
- a CDS encoding patatin-like phospholipase family protein, translated as MSPMTKRALVLGGGGVAGIAWETGVLCGIADESPDTARELLESAVLVGTSAGSAVAAQIGSGLGLEQLFARQVAETCSEIDPGVGADELTELFVAAITEPNTTTAQKLQGIGAVALAAQTVAAPVRRGIIADRLPSHDWPKRTLRITAIDIDTGELTVFDRDSGVELIDAVAASCAVPGAWPPVVLGTRRYMDGGVRSTVNLDVAADCDEAVLLVPTGGGVDGEIAAFPGRVCAVLADDDAIRAFGGNPLDPACRLPSAQAGREQGRRQAGAIAEFLAG; from the coding sequence ATGAGTCCGATGACGAAACGTGCCCTGGTGCTCGGCGGGGGTGGGGTAGCGGGCATCGCCTGGGAGACCGGCGTGCTGTGCGGCATCGCCGACGAATCACCCGACACTGCACGGGAATTACTCGAATCCGCTGTGCTGGTTGGGACATCGGCCGGGTCGGCGGTGGCCGCCCAGATCGGCAGCGGGCTGGGCCTGGAGCAGTTGTTCGCCCGCCAGGTCGCGGAGACCTGCTCGGAGATCGATCCCGGTGTCGGCGCCGATGAGCTGACCGAGCTGTTCGTGGCGGCGATCACCGAACCCAACACGACCACCGCGCAGAAACTGCAAGGAATCGGCGCGGTGGCCCTGGCGGCGCAGACCGTTGCCGCGCCGGTGCGGCGCGGGATCATCGCCGACCGGCTGCCGTCGCACGACTGGCCGAAGCGCACGCTGCGGATCACCGCGATCGACATCGACACCGGGGAGCTGACGGTCTTCGACCGCGACTCGGGGGTGGAACTCATCGACGCGGTGGCAGCCAGTTGTGCGGTGCCCGGCGCCTGGCCTCCGGTGGTGCTCGGCACGCGGCGCTACATGGACGGCGGGGTGCGCAGCACGGTCAACCTCGATGTGGCCGCCGATTGCGACGAGGCCGTGCTGCTGGTGCCCACCGGCGGCGGCGTCGACGGCGAGATCGCGGCGTTCCCCGGTCGCGTCTGCGCGGTGTTGGCCGACGATGACGCGATACGTGCCTTCGGCGGCAATCCGCTCGACCCGGCGTGCCGGTTGCCATCGGCGCAGGCCGGCCGCGAACAGGGCCGACGGCAAGCCGGCGCCATCGCGGAGTTCTTGGCCGGCTAG
- a CDS encoding long-chain fatty acid--CoA ligase gives MHSTMQHWPLTVGAILDHVTAVHGDRTVTTVADDGYRVTTYRELGRQVAQLANALRRLGITGDERVATFMWNNTEHLAAYLAVPSMGAVLHTLNIRLFAEQIVFVANEAEDRVILVDGSLVQLLAPVLAELETVHTVILVGDGDVAALEASGKTVLGYAELLAAESDEFDWPVIDENSAAAMCYTSGTTGNPKGVVYSHRSSYLHAMAGCTTNGTGIGAIDCVLPIVPMFHANAWGLPYSALMAGADLAMPDRHLDAKSLVALIESQRATVAGAVPTIWNDVMHYLEREPGHDISSLRLAACGGSAVPVSLMQAFEQRHNVQVRQLWGMTETSPMATMAWPPPGTPPEQHWALRGTQGRPVCGVETRIVDDEDAVLPNDGEAVGELEVRGAWITGAYYRGQDESKFSSGWLRTGDVGRIDPQGFITLTDRAKDVIKSGGEWISSVELENELIAHPDVVEAAVVGVPDERWQERPLAVVVVRSGASVSGAELRTFLSDKVARWWLPERWTFVEAIPRTSVGKYDKKTIRARYAEEQYQVSEVHN, from the coding sequence GCGAGCTCGGTCGGCAGGTGGCCCAGTTGGCCAACGCCCTGCGGCGTCTCGGTATCACCGGCGACGAGCGGGTCGCCACCTTCATGTGGAACAACACCGAACACCTGGCCGCCTACCTGGCGGTGCCGTCGATGGGCGCGGTGCTGCACACGCTGAATATCCGGCTGTTCGCCGAGCAGATCGTCTTCGTGGCCAACGAGGCCGAGGACCGGGTGATCCTGGTCGACGGGTCACTGGTGCAGCTGCTGGCGCCGGTGTTGGCGGAACTGGAGACCGTGCACACCGTGATCCTGGTCGGGGACGGCGACGTCGCGGCGTTGGAGGCCTCCGGCAAGACCGTGCTGGGCTATGCCGAGCTGCTGGCGGCCGAGTCCGACGAGTTCGACTGGCCGGTCATTGACGAGAACTCGGCGGCCGCCATGTGCTACACCAGCGGCACCACCGGCAACCCCAAGGGCGTGGTGTACAGCCACCGGTCCAGCTACCTGCACGCCATGGCGGGATGCACCACCAACGGCACCGGGATCGGCGCGATCGACTGCGTGCTGCCGATCGTGCCGATGTTCCACGCCAACGCCTGGGGTCTGCCGTATTCGGCGCTGATGGCCGGCGCAGACCTAGCGATGCCCGACCGGCATCTGGATGCCAAGTCACTGGTCGCCCTCATCGAATCGCAGCGGGCCACCGTGGCCGGTGCGGTGCCGACCATCTGGAACGACGTCATGCACTACCTGGAACGTGAACCCGGCCATGACATCTCGTCGTTGCGGCTGGCGGCCTGCGGCGGGTCGGCGGTTCCGGTCTCGCTGATGCAGGCGTTCGAGCAGCGCCACAACGTGCAGGTGCGGCAGCTATGGGGCATGACCGAGACCTCGCCGATGGCCACCATGGCCTGGCCGCCGCCGGGCACCCCGCCCGAGCAGCACTGGGCGCTGCGCGGCACCCAGGGCCGGCCAGTGTGTGGCGTCGAGACCCGCATCGTCGACGACGAGGACGCGGTACTGCCCAACGACGGCGAGGCGGTCGGTGAGCTGGAGGTGCGCGGCGCCTGGATCACCGGCGCCTACTACCGCGGCCAGGACGAGTCCAAGTTCTCCTCGGGCTGGCTGCGCACCGGTGACGTCGGCCGCATCGACCCGCAGGGCTTCATCACGCTGACCGACCGGGCCAAAGACGTGATCAAGTCTGGCGGGGAGTGGATCTCCTCGGTGGAACTGGAGAACGAGCTGATCGCCCACCCCGACGTCGTCGAGGCGGCGGTGGTTGGGGTGCCCGACGAGCGCTGGCAGGAACGGCCGCTGGCCGTCGTGGTGGTCCGTAGTGGCGCTTCGGTGAGCGGTGCCGAACTGCGAACCTTCCTGTCCGACAAGGTCGCCCGCTGGTGGCTGCCGGAGCGCTGGACGTTCGTCGAGGCGATCCCGCGCACCAGCGTCGGCAAGTACGACAAGAAGACCATCCGTGCCCGGTACGCCGAGGAGCAATACCAAGTGAGCGAGGTGCATAACTGA